One genomic window of Micromonospora sp. WMMD1128 includes the following:
- a CDS encoding PadR family transcriptional regulator has translation MAESGVNPTAAALLGLLHDGPMTGGQLMAAAERRLAPYWSMTRSQVYRELPVLAEKGLVRLGKPGPRMSQPYALTAAGKRTFSRWLAENPGKDTIRNPIALRMAFGSLHSSSQLKNLYVSANEYHTEALAAVREQVKNAKKEGDNYDASALEFAVAYHRAALSWLKTAPAG, from the coding sequence ATGGCGGAATCCGGAGTCAACCCGACGGCGGCAGCCCTGCTCGGTCTGCTGCACGACGGCCCGATGACTGGCGGCCAGTTGATGGCCGCTGCCGAGCGCCGGCTGGCGCCGTACTGGTCGATGACCCGCAGCCAGGTCTACCGGGAGCTTCCGGTCCTGGCCGAGAAGGGTCTGGTGCGGCTCGGCAAGCCCGGGCCGCGGATGAGCCAGCCGTACGCGCTCACGGCGGCCGGGAAACGGACATTCTCCCGCTGGTTGGCGGAGAATCCCGGCAAGGACACCATCCGCAACCCGATCGCGTTGCGGATGGCGTTCGGCAGCCTGCACTCGTCCAGCCAGCTCAAGAACCTGTACGTCTCGGCGAACGAATACCACACCGAGGCGCTGGCGGCGGTGCGGGAGCAGGTCAAGAACGCGAAGAAGGAGGGCGACAACTACGACGCCAGCGCGCTGGAGTTCGCCGTCGCGTACCACCGGGCGGCGCTGTCCTGGCTGAAGACCGCGCCGGCCGGCTGA
- the pruA gene encoding L-glutamate gamma-semialdehyde dehydrogenase codes for MDAVFSVPEPRNEPVHTYEPGSADRERLQRRLAELAAERIELPMTIAGEQRMAGGASIDVVQPHKHAHVLGVTGHATHDDARAAVAAAKDAAAMWRALPFEERAAIFLRAADLLSGPWRDTLNAATMLGQSKTAVQAEIDAACELIDFLRFNVHFARRLLAEQPLSSPGVWNRFDHRPLEGFVYAVTPFNFTAIAGNLPSAPALLGNTVVWKPGPTQQFAAHFTMRLFEAAGLPPGVINMVTGRGEEVSDVVLADPDLAGIHFTGSTKVFQQLWRTVGDNIARYRGYPRLVGETGGKDFVVAHSSADVDALHTALLRGAYEYQGQKCSAASRAYVPRSIWEGGLRDRLAASADALTYGDVTDFSNFGGAVIDDRAFGRHTAALELIRGDGSCRVLAGGTADDSVGWFVRPTLFECSDAAHETFTTEYFGPILGVHVFDDARFDEAVAQAESIAPYALTGSIFATDRRVVDQVAERMRYAAGNFYINDKPTGAVVGQQPFGGARASGTNDKAGSWHNLVRWTSPRTIKETFVPPTDHTYPHMG; via the coding sequence ATGGACGCCGTGTTCTCCGTCCCCGAGCCGCGCAACGAGCCGGTACACACCTACGAGCCCGGCAGCGCCGACCGGGAGCGGCTCCAACGGCGGCTGGCCGAGTTGGCCGCCGAGCGGATCGAGCTGCCGATGACCATCGCCGGCGAGCAGCGGATGGCCGGTGGCGCGTCGATCGACGTGGTTCAGCCGCACAAGCACGCCCACGTGCTCGGCGTCACCGGACACGCCACCCACGACGACGCCCGCGCCGCGGTCGCGGCGGCCAAGGACGCCGCGGCGATGTGGCGGGCGCTGCCCTTCGAGGAGCGGGCCGCGATCTTCCTGCGCGCCGCCGACCTGCTCTCCGGCCCCTGGCGGGACACGCTCAACGCGGCGACCATGCTCGGCCAGTCCAAGACCGCGGTCCAGGCCGAGATCGACGCCGCCTGCGAGTTGATCGACTTCCTCCGGTTCAACGTCCACTTCGCCCGCCGGCTCCTGGCCGAGCAGCCGCTGTCCTCGCCGGGCGTGTGGAACCGCTTCGACCACCGGCCGCTGGAGGGCTTCGTCTACGCGGTCACCCCGTTCAACTTCACCGCGATCGCCGGCAACCTGCCGTCCGCGCCGGCCCTGCTCGGCAACACCGTGGTCTGGAAGCCGGGCCCGACCCAGCAGTTCGCCGCGCACTTCACCATGCGACTGTTCGAGGCCGCCGGCCTGCCCCCCGGCGTGATCAACATGGTCACCGGGCGCGGCGAGGAGGTCTCCGACGTCGTGCTCGCCGACCCGGACCTGGCCGGCATCCACTTCACCGGCTCCACGAAGGTCTTCCAACAGCTCTGGCGGACCGTCGGCGACAACATCGCCCGCTACCGGGGCTATCCCCGGCTGGTCGGCGAGACCGGCGGCAAGGACTTCGTGGTCGCGCACTCGAGCGCCGACGTGGACGCGCTGCACACCGCGCTGCTGCGGGGCGCCTACGAATACCAGGGGCAGAAGTGCTCGGCCGCCTCGCGGGCGTACGTCCCGCGGTCGATCTGGGAGGGTGGGCTGCGGGACCGGCTCGCCGCGTCCGCGGACGCGCTCACCTACGGCGACGTGACCGACTTCAGCAACTTCGGCGGCGCGGTGATCGACGACCGGGCGTTCGGCCGGCACACCGCCGCGCTGGAGCTGATCAGGGGCGACGGCAGCTGCCGCGTCCTGGCCGGTGGCACCGCCGACGACTCGGTCGGCTGGTTCGTCCGGCCCACGCTCTTCGAGTGCTCGGACGCCGCGCACGAGACGTTCACCACCGAATACTTCGGCCCGATCCTCGGCGTGCACGTCTTCGACGACGCCCGGTTCGACGAGGCGGTCGCCCAGGCCGAGTCGATCGCGCCGTACGCGCTGACCGGGTCGATCTTCGCGACCGACCGCCGGGTGGTCGACCAGGTGGCGGAGAGGATGCGGTACGCGGCCGGCAACTTCTACATCAACGACAAGCCGACCGGCGCGGTGGTCGGGCAGCAGCCGTTCGGCGGCGCCCGGGCCAGCGGCACCAACGACAAGGCGGGCTCCTGGCACAACCTGGTCCGCTGGACGTCGCCGCGGACGATCAAGGAGACGTTCGTGCCGCCCACTGACCACACCTACCCCCACATGGGCTGA
- a CDS encoding helix-turn-helix domain-containing protein: MESRFLLLSDVAAELNVSDSQVYHMVRSGELPAIKIGGRGQWRVERARLEEYIERKYAETAEWVRGNPLGERDME; this comes from the coding sequence GTGGAGTCGAGGTTCCTGCTGCTGTCCGACGTCGCTGCCGAGCTGAACGTGTCGGACTCGCAGGTCTACCACATGGTGCGCAGCGGCGAGCTGCCCGCCATCAAGATCGGCGGCCGGGGTCAGTGGCGGGTCGAGCGCGCGCGTCTGGAGGAGTACATCGAGCGCAAGTACGCCGAGACCGCCGAGTGGGTACGCGGAAATCCGCTTGGTGAGCGCGACATGGAGTGA
- a CDS encoding Rv3235 family protein, translating to MPGGPAATPEAAFQAVPGGPAATPEAARAAHRFIRTFLEIVNGFRPPGQLRPLCLPEAVGAVSVELTRAARRVTPVRRRTARPALHLRRLRVCEPRAGAVEATAVFVGVGGASWAVAVRLERHRGNWFCLVLNVL from the coding sequence GTGCCCGGCGGGCCCGCTGCCACGCCCGAGGCCGCGTTTCAGGCGGTGCCCGGCGGGCCCGCCGCCACGCCCGAGGCCGCGCGGGCGGCGCACCGGTTCATCCGCACCTTCCTGGAGATCGTCAACGGCTTCCGGCCGCCCGGGCAGCTACGGCCGCTCTGCCTGCCCGAGGCCGTCGGCGCGGTGTCGGTCGAGCTGACCCGGGCGGCGCGCCGGGTGACCCCGGTCCGCCGCCGCACCGCCCGGCCGGCCCTGCACCTGCGCCGTCTGCGGGTCTGCGAGCCCCGGGCGGGCGCGGTCGAGGCCACCGCCGTGTTCGTCGGCGTCGGCGGCGCCAGTTGGGCGGTCGCCGTGCGCCTGGAGCGCCACCGGGGCAACTGGTTCTGCCTGGTCCTAAACGTCCTCTGA
- a CDS encoding IS30 family transposase, producing MQLILVGLEVLVARPGVLTFGHRQVLEHLWGSGRTISQIAGLLGVPVCTVSREVARHHSARHGTKNPLGRSLPPGRARRPYRWGYQAQWAQRRADAARRRPQQGKLAVGTRLRRVVAGKLARRWSPKQIAAWLRATFADRPELQVSHETIYQAIYVQSRGGLRAELTRQVALRSGRTQRRRQSRAAGAARSRRPWIGDLHISNRPAEATDRAVPGHWEGDLVIGKAGASAIVTLVERATRYVMLGALPQGRDSEAVIGVLTDLATRMPAHLRRSLTWDQGTEMATHPHFTIATGCPVYFCDPHSPWQRGTNENTNGLLRQYFPKSSYDFRTIDQNGLDDIAHELNTRPRETLNWNTPAQRLAQLIAP from the coding sequence GTGCAACTGATCTTGGTTGGGCTGGAGGTGCTGGTGGCGAGGCCGGGTGTGTTGACGTTCGGGCATCGGCAGGTGTTGGAGCATCTGTGGGGTTCGGGGAGGACGATCTCGCAGATCGCGGGGCTGCTCGGGGTGCCGGTGTGCACGGTGTCGCGGGAGGTGGCGCGTCACCACAGTGCGCGGCACGGGACGAAGAATCCGCTCGGGCGGTCGTTGCCGCCTGGGCGGGCTCGTCGCCCGTATCGGTGGGGGTATCAGGCGCAGTGGGCGCAGCGGCGGGCTGACGCGGCCAGGCGTCGGCCGCAGCAGGGCAAGCTTGCGGTGGGTACGCGGCTGCGGCGGGTGGTGGCGGGGAAACTGGCCCGGAGGTGGTCTCCGAAACAGATCGCCGCGTGGTTGCGGGCCACGTTCGCCGACCGGCCGGAGTTGCAGGTGTCCCACGAGACGATCTACCAGGCGATCTACGTGCAGTCGCGGGGCGGCCTGCGAGCCGAGTTGACCCGGCAGGTGGCGCTACGGTCGGGACGCACCCAGCGGCGCCGGCAGTCGCGTGCCGCGGGCGCCGCCCGCAGCCGGCGGCCCTGGATCGGGGACCTGCACATCAGCAACCGGCCGGCCGAGGCCACCGACCGGGCAGTGCCCGGGCACTGGGAAGGTGACCTGGTCATCGGCAAGGCCGGCGCCTCAGCGATCGTGACCCTGGTGGAACGAGCCACCCGCTACGTGATGCTCGGCGCCCTGCCCCAGGGCCGCGACAGCGAAGCCGTCATCGGCGTCCTCACCGACCTGGCCACCCGCATGCCCGCGCACCTACGCCGCTCCCTGACCTGGGACCAGGGCACCGAAATGGCCACCCACCCGCACTTCACCATCGCCACCGGCTGCCCGGTCTACTTCTGCGACCCCCACAGCCCCTGGCAACGCGGCACCAACGAGAACACCAACGGCCTCCTCCGCCAGTACTTCCCCAAAAGCAGCTACGACTTCCGCACCATCGACCAGAACGGGCTCGACGACATCGCCCACGAACTCAACACCCGACCCCGCGAAACCCTGAACTGGAACACACCAGCCCAACGCCTCGCACAACTCATCGCACCCTAA